In Blastopirellula sp. J2-11, a single genomic region encodes these proteins:
- a CDS encoding DUF4339 domain-containing protein — MGWDTVCFLPVQDNAWQTKIKVGCRFLSSGEDEHAVRVSVRINTKLMTINHSPMVYRSSRKSMSTNTEWYFQQDGVRRGPVTSRQLRDLAQSGKITRETLVFREGMKKWAKAQRVAGLFPADKLAAADSTIEPLVQPITNVVEPPKVTPDPENDSEPQASVSSISSLSRGTLVAIVVSAMGFFVLLCGGAGILAMASFMDTPQTATAPPMQPQQALEKVRESLKAASTSRDRDQGLGMNPEDLKLLQQLNAAPAATQNKLWQAMAGVYVRDPFVREHYPDFDDVAEAELARSGFTIGKIFTHENNVSIDKPFVLVDYDLLFDEEKKHQTLLVKAYLIRRGFVFVEGEFRPVVAIVARGMDSRAGKWASQDEVAKMMRTAIEAMTKDLKSREASSRDWSPLAKLLDYENDASENSQRNKLDRLRDAFSTFYQAEATHLEAKIADLSFNLAVPEDEWTEKTKALIKDSPQWAPFCMNVYATPMPKIPSVRLGDFWVREESIGLLNFGVNKEWAKREWTTYLHSAGIGTTSGPTLRLQLYTTNSYYDEKAEDYHCGVICDAILKHDDFIYREKGRFYRVPAITLSTLRFADDAYIGRSLDEDSVMRTYSEFVKREGLTMVKRLQGPWLAADLDTSNLEVTLNFGAKLLIDVKRQNEIDRAKSKKRIETLTPGIFRYLKTKNRYHVPDDVIQQIAHKIAVELDHPKLRKFAEESWKETTNGSMVDLDAIAQSANNESLGSDGHKAAWQAKQQICNFSPLVYYALDRPLTFKPGSFPIKLPDGYQQRVQRIRPATNNMLSREDVTTLFDVLFKGKDRLQEYDDRMAALDALRRDQDRLEQFQVIHSEYEVPKNGKDGGHRFFWYKSRPSDADAIVREFGPLVPMIFREFRVEPVQLSPERLEDTDQMKRELTNETPMKSGRTRGRGL, encoded by the coding sequence ATGGGGTGGGATACTGTTTGTTTCCTTCCAGTTCAAGACAATGCTTGGCAAACTAAAATTAAAGTCGGTTGCCGCTTTCTTTCGAGTGGCGAAGACGAGCATGCTGTTCGCGTCTCTGTTCGCATCAACACCAAATTGATGACGATAAATCATTCCCCAATGGTTTACCGGTCTTCGAGGAAATCCATGTCAACAAATACAGAGTGGTATTTTCAGCAAGATGGCGTGCGACGAGGGCCTGTTACTTCTCGACAATTGCGAGATCTTGCACAAAGCGGCAAAATTACGCGTGAAACGCTGGTCTTCCGGGAGGGGATGAAGAAGTGGGCGAAAGCCCAACGAGTTGCAGGCCTGTTTCCCGCTGATAAACTAGCAGCGGCCGACTCCACGATCGAACCCTTGGTGCAACCCATCACGAATGTTGTCGAGCCACCGAAAGTCACGCCCGACCCAGAAAACGACTCCGAGCCGCAGGCTAGCGTTTCGTCGATAAGCTCGCTCTCGCGCGGCACTCTTGTCGCGATTGTCGTGAGCGCGATGGGTTTCTTCGTACTGCTCTGTGGAGGCGCTGGCATTCTTGCGATGGCAAGTTTCATGGACACCCCACAAACAGCCACAGCACCGCCGATGCAACCACAGCAGGCGTTAGAGAAAGTTCGAGAATCTCTTAAAGCGGCGTCAACCTCTCGCGATCGTGATCAGGGATTAGGAATGAATCCCGAGGATTTGAAGTTGCTACAACAATTGAACGCTGCGCCTGCGGCTACCCAAAACAAGTTGTGGCAAGCGATGGCGGGCGTTTATGTAAGAGATCCATTCGTCAGAGAGCATTATCCTGACTTCGACGATGTCGCAGAAGCCGAACTAGCGCGATCCGGTTTTACGATCGGAAAAATCTTCACCCATGAAAACAATGTTTCGATCGACAAGCCTTTCGTATTGGTCGACTACGATCTCCTTTTCGACGAAGAGAAAAAACATCAAACCTTGCTCGTTAAGGCCTATTTGATACGGCGCGGCTTCGTGTTTGTCGAGGGAGAGTTTCGCCCAGTTGTTGCAATCGTTGCCCGCGGGATGGATTCCCGAGCCGGGAAGTGGGCGTCCCAGGACGAGGTGGCCAAGATGATGCGCACTGCGATTGAAGCGATGACCAAGGACTTGAAAAGCCGCGAGGCAAGTTCGCGTGATTGGAGTCCACTGGCGAAACTTCTCGATTATGAAAACGATGCGTCAGAAAACAGTCAACGCAATAAGTTAGATCGCCTCCGTGATGCGTTTTCAACTTTTTACCAAGCAGAAGCAACCCATTTGGAGGCAAAGATAGCCGATCTTAGTTTCAATTTAGCGGTGCCGGAGGATGAGTGGACTGAAAAGACGAAAGCACTTATTAAGGACTCGCCGCAGTGGGCTCCTTTTTGCATGAATGTCTATGCGACGCCCATGCCTAAGATCCCAAGCGTGCGACTAGGGGATTTTTGGGTTCGGGAAGAATCGATCGGTCTCTTGAATTTTGGCGTGAATAAAGAGTGGGCGAAGCGTGAATGGACAACGTACTTGCATTCAGCAGGAATTGGGACAACCAGCGGACCGACGCTTCGGCTTCAACTCTACACGACCAATTCTTACTATGATGAAAAAGCAGAAGACTATCATTGCGGCGTCATATGCGACGCAATTCTGAAGCATGATGACTTTATCTATCGCGAAAAAGGAAGGTTCTACCGGGTTCCGGCGATCACGCTTTCGACGCTGCGATTTGCGGATGACGCATACATTGGTCGATCGCTTGATGAGGATTCCGTGATGCGAACTTATTCGGAGTTTGTCAAACGCGAAGGTTTGACGATGGTCAAGCGTTTGCAAGGTCCGTGGCTAGCGGCCGATCTCGATACGAGCAATTTAGAGGTTACACTCAACTTCGGGGCAAAGTTGCTAATAGACGTTAAGCGGCAAAACGAAATTGACCGTGCCAAAAGCAAAAAGAGAATTGAAACGCTCACCCCAGGCATTTTTCGATATCTCAAAACGAAAAACAGATACCACGTGCCAGACGATGTCATCCAGCAAATCGCCCATAAAATCGCCGTCGAACTTGATCATCCTAAATTGCGCAAGTTTGCCGAAGAGTCGTGGAAAGAGACGACAAATGGATCGATGGTCGATTTGGATGCGATCGCCCAATCTGCGAACAATGAATCACTGGGTTCCGATGGTCACAAAGCTGCCTGGCAAGCCAAGCAGCAAATTTGTAATTTTTCTCCGCTTGTCTACTACGCATTGGATCGGCCGCTCACGTTCAAACCTGGCTCTTTCCCGATCAAGCTGCCAGACGGCTATCAGCAACGCGTTCAGAGGATTCGACCAGCTACCAACAATATGCTGAGCCGCGAGGATGTGACAACCCTTTTTGACGTTCTGTTTAAAGGCAAAGATCGACTGCAAGAGTATGATGATCGAATGGCGGCGCTCGATGCATTGAGACGTGATCAAGATAGGCTGGAACAGTTTCAAGTTATTCATTCAGAATATGAGGTCCCGAAGAACGGCAAGGACGGTGGGCATCGATTCTTCTGGTACAAATCGCGACCGAGCGATGCCGACGCAATT
- a CDS encoding transposase yields the protein MLIDESGFQLQPLVRRTWAPQGATPVMRNWDRHDRVTALAALCWTPINCRVQLHFQLLNHNATAEDFVEFLQMLHQQLQRKLIIVWDRLGAHRKAARAFRTLKIPWAKFEWLPPYCPELNPVEHVWSTTKWGRLCNWPAEDIYDLAGGVHEDFDAQAASEDLLRSHFRSAGLVLNCLRRRQ from the coding sequence GTGCTGATCGATGAAAGCGGCTTTCAATTGCAACCGTTGGTGCGCAGAACCTGGGCCCCACAAGGAGCAACGCCTGTGATGCGAAACTGGGATCGACACGATCGCGTCACGGCCTTGGCCGCTCTCTGCTGGACGCCGATCAATTGTCGTGTGCAGCTTCACTTTCAGTTGCTCAACCATAACGCGACTGCGGAAGACTTCGTCGAATTTCTGCAAATGCTTCACCAGCAACTACAGCGTAAGCTGATCATCGTGTGGGACCGACTTGGCGCACATCGCAAAGCAGCGCGAGCCTTCCGCACGCTAAAGATCCCCTGGGCGAAGTTTGAATGGCTGCCGCCGTACTGCCCCGAGTTGAACCCAGTCGAACATGTCTGGTCAACGACCAAGTGGGGTCGGCTTTGCAACTGGCCGGCCGAAGATATTTACGATCTAGCAGGCGGCGTCCATGAAGACTTCGATGCTCAAGCCGCTAGTGAAGACTTGTTACGCAGCCATTTCCGTAGTGCGGGACTTGTTTTGAATTGCTTGCGCAGACGTCAATAG
- a CDS encoding helix-turn-helix domain-containing protein: MRPHGTAAELEARRMKALDLVRQGWRVKDVAEALGVSATTVSTWKNTPGGKRAIKSKPQHVPQCRLSASQKRQLRSLLMKGAAAAGFPTDLWTTKRVAEVVRREFDINYNADHLGRILHDLGFSCQKPTKQAREQDPQAIVEWRRSNWPRIKKGPTQRS; encoded by the coding sequence ATGCGTCCTCACGGCACGGCGGCGGAATTGGAAGCTCGACGGATGAAGGCGTTGGATTTGGTTCGCCAAGGTTGGCGCGTCAAGGATGTCGCCGAGGCGTTGGGGGTATCAGCCACGACCGTTTCGACTTGGAAGAACACGCCTGGCGGCAAGCGGGCGATCAAGTCGAAACCGCAGCACGTGCCACAGTGCCGACTTAGCGCATCGCAAAAACGGCAACTCCGCTCGCTTCTGATGAAAGGGGCGGCTGCAGCAGGCTTTCCGACGGATCTCTGGACGACGAAGCGCGTGGCGGAAGTCGTGCGGCGCGAGTTCGACATCAATTACAACGCCGATCACCTCGGCCGAATCTTGCACGATCTTGGCTTTAGCTGTCAGAAGCCAACGAAGCAGGCTCGCGAGCAAGATCCGCAAGCGATCGTCGAGTGGCGGCGTAGCAACTGGCCACGGATAAAAAAGGGGCCAACGCAGCGAAGCTAG
- a CDS encoding IS4 family transposase, which translates to MAALPNSESPCSSDFQKITDAFLAREGLPFADLLSAERIAEVFAKHRNLFGLGAVYSTAVMVWSFLGQVLRDGKEASCQSAVARVVTYCIQRGEQPPTSDTGDYCRARAKLSEQALHELAAAIAADVESAADPSWLWKGMHAKLVDGFTFNMPDTPKNQAEYPQQKGQKPGCGFPVARAVAIVSLATACVMDAAIGPYQGKQTGETALLRSLLWRFTKGDVAVMDRYYCSFMMIAALVGQGAQVCARKHHLRHSDFRRGMRLGKYDHQILWERPQRPKWMDVETYQLIPPTLILREIRYWVVEKGRRTKSLTVITTLLAPRQYDKQSIADLYGFRWNAETDIGHIKTSLNPWQVRCKSPQMVRRELWATLLAYNLIRTTAAGAAFVHQKLPRQISFTNTCQYLLSTWMLTAAGQLSAATFSLQMEIALQHIARCEVANRPGRQEPRVLKRRPKQYDLMQKPRNVPRTEIAKGCT; encoded by the coding sequence ATGGCTGCTTTACCAAATTCTGAATCGCCATGCAGCTCCGATTTTCAAAAGATCACCGACGCTTTCTTGGCGCGTGAGGGATTGCCATTTGCCGATCTCCTCTCGGCCGAGCGGATTGCGGAAGTCTTCGCCAAGCATCGAAACCTGTTCGGCTTGGGGGCCGTTTACAGCACCGCCGTGATGGTCTGGTCGTTTCTTGGTCAAGTGCTGCGCGACGGCAAAGAAGCTTCTTGTCAATCCGCGGTGGCGCGTGTCGTGACGTACTGCATTCAGCGCGGCGAGCAGCCGCCGACCTCAGACACCGGCGACTATTGTCGCGCGCGGGCGAAGCTTTCCGAACAGGCGCTCCACGAACTGGCCGCCGCCATTGCTGCGGACGTGGAGTCGGCCGCTGATCCAAGCTGGCTGTGGAAGGGGATGCACGCCAAGCTGGTCGACGGCTTTACGTTCAACATGCCGGACACGCCAAAGAACCAGGCCGAGTATCCGCAACAGAAAGGGCAGAAACCGGGATGTGGATTTCCCGTTGCCCGCGCGGTTGCGATCGTTTCGCTAGCGACGGCGTGCGTCATGGATGCGGCGATCGGCCCTTACCAAGGAAAGCAGACCGGAGAAACCGCACTGCTGCGTTCGCTGCTTTGGCGGTTCACCAAAGGAGATGTCGCCGTGATGGATCGCTACTACTGCTCCTTCATGATGATCGCGGCGCTCGTTGGCCAGGGAGCTCAGGTCTGCGCTCGCAAGCATCACTTGCGACATAGTGATTTCCGGCGCGGCATGCGATTGGGAAAATACGATCACCAGATCTTGTGGGAACGCCCTCAACGCCCGAAGTGGATGGACGTGGAAACGTACCAGTTAATCCCCCCGACGCTTATCTTGAGAGAGATTCGTTACTGGGTTGTCGAGAAAGGTCGTCGCACGAAATCATTGACGGTTATCACGACGCTGCTGGCTCCTCGCCAATACGACAAGCAATCGATCGCCGACCTCTACGGCTTTCGCTGGAACGCGGAAACGGACATCGGCCACATCAAGACTTCGCTGAACCCGTGGCAGGTACGCTGCAAATCTCCCCAGATGGTTCGCCGTGAACTCTGGGCGACGCTTCTGGCCTACAATCTGATCCGCACGACTGCGGCCGGCGCCGCTTTCGTGCACCAAAAGCTTCCCCGTCAGATCAGCTTTACCAACACCTGCCAATACCTCTTGTCGACTTGGATGCTGACCGCCGCTGGACAGCTGAGCGCTGCAACCTTCTCGCTGCAAATGGAAATCGCGCTCCAGCACATCGCACGCTGCGAGGTCGCCAATCGCCCGGGGCGACAGGAACCACGCGTCCTCAAACGAAGACCGAAGCAGTACGATCTAATGCAAAAGCCGCGAAACGTCCCGCGGACCGAAATCGCTAAAGGATGCACCTGA
- a CDS encoding transposase gives MHKGDGGLFCVGKICYPVFVQVRATLFAGKNMPRQKRADEGGSIYHALNRGNARQTLFHKEEDYEAFLRVLGEGLQRYPVELFSLTLMPNHWHMVLRPSQDGMMGRLLRWVTATHTQRYHAHYHTAGEGHLYQSRFKSFPIADDDHFLVVCRYVERNPLRAKLVKRAEDWRWGSLWRWSQKADRSPGLLSRWPIPRTPKWIQRVNQPLSEKELNALRECVGRGRPYGDAEWTQKVVQRTGLGYTLRPRGRPRKDRA, from the coding sequence GTGCATAAAGGGGACGGGGGTCTTTTTTGTGTCGGGAAAATCTGTTATCCTGTTTTCGTTCAAGTTCGGGCCACTCTGTTCGCGGGAAAAAACATGCCCAGACAAAAGCGTGCGGATGAAGGGGGTTCGATTTACCATGCTCTGAATCGTGGAAATGCGCGGCAAACGCTCTTTCACAAAGAGGAAGACTACGAAGCGTTTCTTCGCGTGTTGGGCGAAGGTCTGCAGCGGTATCCGGTCGAACTCTTTTCGTTGACGCTGATGCCAAATCATTGGCACATGGTTCTTCGGCCGTCGCAGGACGGCATGATGGGCCGGTTGCTGCGCTGGGTGACGGCGACCCATACGCAGCGCTACCACGCTCACTATCATACGGCAGGCGAAGGGCACTTGTACCAGTCTCGCTTCAAAAGTTTTCCGATTGCCGACGACGATCACTTCTTGGTTGTTTGCCGATACGTCGAGCGAAACCCGCTGCGAGCGAAATTGGTGAAGCGGGCCGAAGATTGGCGCTGGGGTTCGCTCTGGCGTTGGTCGCAGAAAGCGGATCGCAGCCCCGGCCTACTTTCACGTTGGCCGATTCCGCGGACGCCGAAGTGGATCCAGCGTGTGAACCAGCCGCTCAGTGAAAAGGAGCTGAACGCATTGCGCGAGTGCGTCGGGCGTGGTCGACCGTACGGCGATGCCGAGTGGACGCAAAAGGTAGTGCAGCGGACAGGTTTGGGCTATACGCTGCGCCCCCGCGGTCGCCCTCGAAAAGACCGGGCGTGA
- a CDS encoding vitamin K epoxide reductase family protein, whose product MLRSALLAVLIVGLALCGYLTYASLTASPVAGCGFHSSCHDVLTSEWSKWFTLPVSVVGFALYASALGILVMTLCPIPEETRQQGGQFVVILMTLAAASAVWFIGIQAGVLGKFCPYCMAAHACSLIAVVLAWIAFPPQVRQATSAGVVSFLGLVLLVFGQVAMPEPEGPRNAVVQLEQRLKVELRLKSPEEETTEKSRPYLFAGDSVEIDTYAWPILGDPEAEFVVIDVMDYTCDYCRDASHFLDEARKQYDGKLAVIVMPLPLSHHCNAYVPETEPEHESACQLAYLAINLWRNKPEDFDEFHHWLFAGDEFHTQEETLAYLDKKYGSEFVDKLIQDDTPAQFIDEALRLADPERPKPLFGLMPAIIGKTQVSEGAFSQLEEIMQPFEVDFGAPGN is encoded by the coding sequence ATGCTTCGTTCTGCTTTGTTGGCTGTGTTGATTGTCGGCCTGGCGTTGTGCGGCTATTTAACCTACGCCAGTTTGACCGCGTCGCCGGTCGCCGGCTGTGGATTCCATTCCTCGTGCCATGACGTTCTCACCAGCGAATGGTCAAAATGGTTTACGCTGCCGGTCAGCGTCGTGGGGTTTGCGCTCTACGCGTCGGCGCTCGGAATCTTGGTAATGACGCTCTGCCCGATTCCAGAAGAAACCCGTCAGCAAGGCGGACAATTCGTCGTCATCCTGATGACTCTGGCGGCGGCTTCGGCGGTTTGGTTTATCGGAATTCAAGCTGGCGTTTTGGGCAAATTTTGCCCGTATTGCATGGCCGCGCATGCCTGCTCGCTGATCGCCGTCGTCTTGGCCTGGATCGCGTTTCCTCCACAAGTACGTCAGGCGACGTCGGCCGGCGTCGTCAGCTTCCTCGGTTTGGTGCTGCTGGTCTTTGGTCAAGTCGCGATGCCCGAACCAGAAGGCCCGCGCAACGCCGTCGTGCAATTAGAGCAACGCCTCAAGGTCGAACTTCGTTTGAAGTCGCCCGAGGAAGAAACGACCGAAAAGTCGCGTCCTTACTTGTTCGCCGGCGACAGTGTCGAGATCGACACCTACGCTTGGCCAATCTTGGGCGATCCCGAAGCCGAGTTTGTCGTGATCGACGTGATGGACTATACCTGCGACTATTGCCGCGATGCGAGTCATTTTCTGGATGAAGCCCGCAAGCAGTACGATGGCAAGTTGGCGGTGATCGTGATGCCGCTGCCGCTCTCCCACCACTGCAACGCTTACGTGCCGGAGACCGAACCCGAACATGAAAGCGCCTGCCAACTCGCCTATCTGGCGATCAATCTATGGCGCAACAAGCCGGAAGATTTTGACGAGTTCCATCACTGGTTGTTCGCAGGCGACGAGTTCCATACGCAAGAAGAAACGCTCGCCTATCTCGACAAGAAGTATGGTAGTGAATTTGTCGACAAGCTGATCCAAGATGATACGCCGGCGCAGTTCATCGACGAAGCGCTCCGACTCGCCGATCCCGAGCGCCCCAAACCGCTGTTCGGCCTCATGCCGGCGATCATCGGCAAAACCCAAGTCTCCGAAGGCGCGTTTTCGCAACTCGAAGAAATCATGCAACCCTTTGAAGTCGACTTCGGCGCCCCCGGCAACTAA
- a CDS encoding 3-ketoacyl-ACP reductase — translation MSKSLPVAVVTGSSRGIGRAIATALAADGFAVTINYNSRRDAADEVVAEIEAAGGRAIAVGASVAEPAGRTALLEKTLAAFGRLDLLVNNAGITSPGRKDLLEATEENWDLVFDTNLKGPFFLSQSAALSMIDQIGAKQIPSGKIINISSLSSYAVSANRADYCMAKAGLQMMTWLLAERLADDGIQVFEICPGVIASDMTAPVKEKYDQLIADGMTPIRRWGQPQDVAKAILAIARDLFPFSTGERINVDGGFHLRKL, via the coding sequence GTGTCGAAAAGCTTGCCTGTCGCTGTGGTTACTGGCAGTTCGCGAGGAATTGGACGAGCGATTGCGACCGCTTTGGCGGCCGATGGATTTGCAGTTACGATCAACTACAACAGTCGCCGTGACGCCGCCGACGAGGTGGTCGCCGAGATCGAAGCGGCCGGCGGACGTGCGATCGCCGTGGGGGCCAGTGTCGCCGAACCGGCCGGGCGAACCGCTCTGTTAGAGAAGACGCTCGCCGCGTTTGGTCGACTCGATTTGTTGGTCAACAACGCTGGGATCACTTCGCCAGGGCGGAAAGATCTGCTGGAAGCGACCGAGGAAAATTGGGACCTGGTGTTTGACACCAATTTGAAAGGGCCGTTCTTTCTCAGTCAGTCGGCGGCCTTGTCGATGATTGATCAGATCGGCGCGAAGCAGATCCCAAGTGGTAAGATCATCAATATCTCGTCGCTGTCGTCCTATGCGGTGTCGGCGAACCGGGCCGACTATTGTATGGCCAAAGCAGGCCTGCAAATGATGACCTGGCTGCTGGCCGAACGGTTGGCCGATGATGGGATTCAGGTTTTCGAGATTTGTCCCGGCGTGATCGCAAGTGATATGACGGCGCCGGTCAAAGAAAAGTACGATCAGTTGATCGCCGACGGCATGACGCCGATTCGCCGCTGGGGTCAGCCGCAAGATGTCGCCAAAGCGATCTTGGCGATTGCTCGCGACTTGTTTCCCTTTAGCACCGGCGAGCGGATCAATGTGGACGGCGGTTTCCATCTGCGAAAGCTCTAG
- a CDS encoding trypsin-like peptidase domain-containing protein, with translation MRHPASRHPLSLFVLACLASCLTLRTAAGTELRVTPIVKAVQGVKESIVNIHGHKTISTASAIGDAPRQVNGMGTGVVVDDRGYIITNQHVVEGVRRIQVTLHDGTTYIAQLIAFDEKTDLALIKVDAEKPLPIVKTGTSSDLMPGETVIAVGNAYGYENSVTRGIISALHRTVQVSDTQKYYDLIQTDASINPGNSGGPLLNIDGEMIGINVAVRVGAQGIGFAIPVDTVMDIASQLMSIERLDRHWHGITGETKFVDGVAQMHVKSVDPNSPASLCGVQAGDVITSVDELDICWMLDIERALLDHETGEEVSLKVQRGEGDEKSLALVLQSQGGANALVDAAWDLLGIRVQSVPTNEFRSNNTRYRGGLKITAVKAYSPAARHQIRVGDVLVGMHEWETISVDNLEYILKSDIIAQKRPIKFYILRDNETYYGDIAVANYRVR, from the coding sequence ATGCGTCACCCTGCCTCGCGTCATCCCCTAAGCCTGTTCGTTCTGGCCTGCTTGGCGTCCTGCCTGACGTTACGCACTGCGGCCGGCACCGAACTCCGTGTGACGCCGATCGTCAAAGCGGTGCAAGGGGTGAAAGAGTCGATCGTGAATATTCACGGTCACAAGACGATTTCTACGGCCAGCGCCATTGGCGACGCACCCCGCCAGGTAAACGGCATGGGGACTGGCGTCGTTGTGGACGATCGCGGCTATATCATCACCAACCAGCATGTCGTTGAAGGCGTGCGGCGGATTCAGGTGACGCTGCATGACGGCACCACTTACATCGCCCAGCTAATTGCGTTCGACGAAAAGACGGACTTGGCGCTGATCAAGGTCGACGCCGAAAAGCCGCTGCCGATCGTCAAGACAGGCACCTCCTCGGATCTGATGCCGGGCGAGACGGTAATCGCCGTCGGAAACGCCTACGGCTATGAAAACTCGGTGACTCGCGGCATCATCAGCGCCTTGCACCGCACCGTACAAGTCAGCGACACGCAGAAGTATTACGACCTGATCCAAACGGACGCCAGCATCAACCCCGGCAACAGCGGCGGTCCGCTGTTGAACATCGACGGCGAGATGATCGGTATCAACGTCGCCGTTCGCGTCGGCGCCCAGGGGATCGGCTTCGCGATTCCGGTTGATACCGTGATGGATATCGCTTCGCAGCTGATGTCAATTGAGCGTCTCGATCGACACTGGCACGGCATCACCGGCGAAACCAAGTTCGTCGACGGCGTCGCTCAAATGCACGTTAAGTCGGTCGATCCGAACAGCCCTGCTTCCCTTTGCGGCGTGCAGGCAGGGGACGTGATTACTTCGGTCGACGAACTCGATATCTGCTGGATGTTGGATATTGAACGAGCGTTGCTCGATCACGAGACAGGCGAAGAGGTCTCGCTGAAGGTGCAGCGGGGCGAAGGAGACGAAAAGTCGCTCGCCCTGGTCCTGCAAAGCCAAGGAGGCGCCAACGCTCTGGTCGACGCCGCTTGGGACCTGCTCGGTATTCGCGTTCAGTCGGTGCCGACCAACGAGTTCCGCTCGAATAACACTCGGTACCGCGGCGGCCTGAAGATTACGGCTGTCAAAGCTTATAGCCCAGCGGCTCGCCATCAGATTCGTGTAGGCGACGTTTTGGTTGGGATGCACGAATGGGAAACGATCTCGGTCGATAACCTGGAATATATCTTGAAGAGCGACATTATCGCTCAGAAGCGTCCGATCAAGTTTTACATTCTTCGCGACAACGAAACCTATTATGGGGACATCGCAGTCGCCAACTATCGCGTGCGATAG
- a CDS encoding DMT family transporter, with protein MMQPWVFLAGAILLEVAGTTSMKMSEGFTRPLPSLLLFFFYAGSFTALTFALNKIDVSHAYAIWSGVGTALIAVIGICFFRETFSPVKLISILLIIAGVVGLNACGTKH; from the coding sequence ATGATGCAACCTTGGGTATTTTTGGCCGGCGCCATTTTGCTAGAAGTCGCCGGCACGACGTCGATGAAAATGTCGGAGGGCTTTACACGCCCTCTGCCGTCGCTGTTGCTCTTCTTCTTTTATGCGGGCTCTTTTACAGCTCTGACGTTCGCGCTGAATAAGATCGACGTCAGCCACGCCTATGCGATCTGGTCGGGCGTCGGTACGGCGCTGATCGCCGTGATCGGCATTTGTTTTTTTCGTGAGACCTTCTCGCCGGTCAAACTGATCAGCATTCTGTTGATCATCGCCGGCGTAGTCGGGCTGAATGCCTGCGGTACGAAGCACTAG